From the genome of Streptomyces sp. V1I1, one region includes:
- a CDS encoding ABC transporter substrate-binding protein, protein MRYPTGVRRAVALALALGCVATGCGSGAAGGGRDGRITYAVDSQPDCMDPQISPYDITAALSRNVFDSLVTMDARGQIGPWLATSWTISGDGRTYTFRLREGVRFHDGTPFTATAVKATLDHTVAPETKSQYAAGLISMYESATVVDDHTVKVRLSRPYTPLLQVLSTATFGIQSPAALRTNRGKTCLHPVGSGPFVFAGWARNRRIDLDRNPDYAWAPKGAGHRGPAHVAGLTVEFIPESASRFGALSSGQIDIAAAVPPSHISRLRQADGFRFLRAPQPGAPYTLLLNPYRAPLDDRRVRQALQHAVRLDDLVKALYSGQYDRAWSVLTPATAAYDAKAEGSWPYDAETAARLLDSAGWTGRDEAGYRTKDGKRLTLHWPYMNGLMRDQRALVGQGIQAEAKRAGIEIRFTALEPGAYLEKAIGRDADILAFSWNRAEPDIMRSYFASDQTAKQGGSNAFGVKNAQLDGWLHEASATRDRERRDALYAKAQALVNSEALALPVYAPATLLGAAERVRGVTFDVQAYPRFYDARLEE, encoded by the coding sequence ATGAGGTATCCCACCGGAGTCCGGCGCGCCGTGGCGCTGGCGCTGGCGCTGGGGTGCGTCGCGACCGGATGCGGCTCCGGCGCCGCCGGTGGCGGACGCGACGGCCGGATCACCTACGCCGTCGACAGCCAACCGGACTGCATGGACCCGCAGATCAGCCCGTACGACATCACAGCCGCCCTCAGCCGGAACGTCTTCGACTCACTGGTGACGATGGATGCCAGGGGACAGATCGGTCCCTGGCTGGCGACATCGTGGACGATCTCCGGGGACGGACGCACCTACACCTTCCGGCTGCGCGAGGGCGTCCGCTTCCACGACGGCACGCCCTTCACCGCCACGGCGGTGAAGGCCACCCTCGACCACACCGTCGCGCCGGAGACCAAGTCGCAGTACGCCGCCGGGCTCATCTCCATGTACGAGAGCGCGACCGTCGTCGACGACCACACGGTGAAGGTGCGGCTCTCCCGCCCGTACACGCCCCTGCTCCAGGTCCTTTCCACCGCCACGTTCGGCATCCAGTCGCCGGCCGCCCTGCGCACAAACCGGGGAAAGACCTGCCTCCACCCCGTCGGCAGCGGACCGTTCGTCTTCGCCGGATGGGCCCGCAACCGGCGGATCGACCTGGACCGCAATCCGGACTACGCCTGGGCCCCCAAGGGCGCCGGGCACCGCGGCCCCGCCCATGTCGCGGGACTCACCGTCGAGTTCATCCCCGAGTCGGCCTCCCGCTTCGGCGCGCTCAGCTCCGGGCAGATCGACATCGCCGCCGCCGTGCCGCCCAGCCACATCAGCCGGCTGCGGCAGGCCGACGGCTTCCGGTTCCTGCGGGCGCCGCAGCCCGGCGCCCCGTACACCCTGCTGCTCAATCCGTACCGCGCACCCCTCGACGACCGGCGGGTGCGCCAGGCCCTCCAGCACGCCGTCCGACTGGACGACCTGGTGAAGGCCCTGTACTCGGGTCAGTACGACCGGGCCTGGAGCGTGCTGACGCCCGCCACCGCCGCATACGACGCGAAGGCCGAGGGGTCATGGCCGTACGACGCCGAGACGGCGGCCCGTCTGCTCGACAGCGCCGGCTGGACCGGACGTGACGAGGCCGGTTACCGCACCAAGGACGGCAAGCGCCTCACCCTGCACTGGCCGTACATGAACGGCCTGATGCGCGACCAGCGCGCGCTGGTCGGGCAGGGCATCCAGGCGGAGGCCAAGCGGGCAGGCATCGAGATCCGCTTCACCGCCCTGGAGCCGGGCGCCTATCTGGAGAAGGCCATCGGCCGCGACGCCGACATCCTCGCCTTCAGCTGGAACCGTGCCGAACCGGACATCATGCGCAGCTATTTCGCCTCCGACCAGACCGCGAAGCAGGGCGGTTCCAACGCCTTCGGTGTCAAGAACGCCCAGCTGGACGGCTGGCTGCACGAAGCCTCCGCCACCCGCGACCGCGAGAGGCGCGACGCGCTGTACGCGAAGGCCCAGGCGCTGGTGAACAGTGAGGCCCTCGCCCTTCCCGTGTACGCCCCCGCCACGCTGCTCGGCGCCGCCGAGCGGGTGCGCGGTGTGACCTTCGACGTCCAGGCGTACCCGCGCTTCTACGACGCCCGGCTGGAGGAGTGA
- a CDS encoding AfsR/SARP family transcriptional regulator, which produces MTDGDEIFAISAPKVESLLAAMLVRAEDVVSTDQLCNEIWGEHPPRRATATLHVYISQLRKLLKRNDRAKSPIVTHYPGYVLQLGDSTLDAHEFQQLAQQGRTAIRARRHAEASAICGQALSLWRGTVLGELRGGSIVDEFATWAEETRLECIEMRNEAELTLGRHRELVGPLYTLVAKHPLIEAFHRQLMLALYRSDRRPDALQAYHNVRSVLDRELGIAPCRQLHELHQAILLDSELGVPTAA; this is translated from the coding sequence ATGACTGACGGTGACGAGATCTTCGCCATCAGCGCGCCAAAAGTGGAATCCCTCCTCGCGGCCATGCTGGTGCGCGCCGAGGATGTCGTTTCCACGGACCAGCTGTGCAACGAGATCTGGGGCGAGCACCCACCTCGACGGGCCACCGCAACGCTCCACGTCTACATATCGCAGCTACGTAAACTCCTGAAACGCAACGACCGGGCGAAGAGCCCTATCGTGACCCACTATCCCGGCTACGTACTCCAGCTCGGCGACAGCACCCTGGACGCCCACGAGTTCCAGCAGCTGGCACAGCAGGGCCGTACCGCCATCAGGGCCCGGCGCCATGCGGAGGCATCCGCGATCTGCGGCCAGGCCCTCTCGCTGTGGCGCGGCACCGTGCTCGGCGAGCTGCGCGGCGGCTCCATCGTGGACGAATTCGCCACCTGGGCGGAGGAGACGCGGCTGGAGTGCATCGAGATGCGCAACGAGGCGGAACTGACGCTGGGGCGCCACCGTGAGCTGGTAGGGCCGCTGTACACACTGGTGGCCAAGCACCCGTTGATCGAGGCGTTCCACCGGCAGCTGATGCTCGCCCTGTACCGCTCCGACCGGCGGCCCGATGCCCTGCAGGCGTACCACAACGTGCGTTCCGTGCTCGACCGCGAGCTGGGAATCGCTCCGTGCCGGCAGCTGCACGAACTGCACCAGGCGATCCTGCTGGACAGCGAACTGGGCGTGCCCACCGCTGCCTGA
- a CDS encoding ABC transporter ATP-binding protein, translating to MAGHDTGAAEALITVEDLRIAFGHGRRRTEVVHGVDLTVRAGECLAIVGESGSGKTVTGRTLAGLTGPGATVTARRLEFDGQDLTALSEREWRRVRGAELGLVLQDALVSLDPLRRVGEEIAESLANHGIGTRRDRPGRAVELLREVAVPEPEWRARQFPHQLSGGQRQRALIASAIAAQPRVLIADEPTTALDMTVQAQILELLAARKDSGTALLLISHDLSVVARLADRIAVMHGGRLVETGSAEQVLGAPTHPYTRRLLDAVPAARPGRRADATTAADDTVVLRAEGLTKTYPGPGGTATDALRDVSCTLHAGETLGILGESGSGKSTLAQVVLGLLEPDSGSVTLLGRPWSGRSESARAPLRGRIQLVQQDPLSSFDPRWTVERIVAEALGGGGRRAARRHRSRTAELLGLVGLEEELLDRRPRQLSGGQRQRVAIARALAPDPDVIVCDEPVSALDVSVQAQVLDVFAQVQERLGVALLFISHDLGVVRHVSDRVAVMRAGRIVESGPVERVFTRPEDPWTRQLLDALLWSGDASRRPADSSTALAGPSVPGRVS from the coding sequence ATGGCCGGTCATGACACTGGCGCCGCCGAGGCGCTCATCACCGTCGAGGACCTGCGGATCGCCTTCGGTCACGGCCGGCGGCGAACGGAGGTCGTGCACGGCGTCGATCTCACCGTGCGGGCCGGCGAGTGCCTCGCGATCGTCGGCGAGTCCGGTTCGGGCAAGACCGTCACCGGCCGGACCCTGGCCGGCCTGACCGGGCCGGGTGCCACGGTGACCGCGCGCAGACTCGAGTTCGACGGCCAAGACCTGACCGCGCTGAGCGAGCGCGAGTGGCGCCGGGTCCGCGGCGCGGAGCTGGGCCTGGTGCTCCAGGACGCGCTGGTCTCCCTCGACCCGCTGCGCAGGGTCGGCGAAGAAATTGCCGAGTCGCTCGCCAACCACGGCATCGGCACACGACGCGACCGGCCGGGCCGGGCTGTGGAGTTGCTGCGCGAGGTCGCGGTGCCCGAACCCGAGTGGCGCGCCCGGCAGTTTCCGCACCAGCTCTCGGGAGGTCAGCGGCAGCGGGCCCTGATCGCCTCCGCCATCGCCGCGCAGCCGCGGGTGCTGATCGCCGACGAGCCCACCACCGCTCTGGACATGACCGTGCAGGCGCAGATCCTCGAACTCCTCGCGGCCCGCAAGGATTCCGGCACCGCGCTGCTGCTGATCAGCCACGATCTGTCGGTCGTGGCCCGGCTTGCCGACCGGATCGCCGTGATGCACGGCGGGCGCCTCGTGGAGACCGGCTCCGCGGAGCAGGTGCTGGGCGCTCCGACGCATCCGTACACCCGCAGGCTGCTGGACGCCGTGCCCGCGGCCCGGCCCGGCCGGCGGGCGGATGCCACGACCGCCGCGGACGACACCGTGGTGCTGCGGGCCGAGGGACTGACGAAGACCTACCCGGGTCCGGGGGGCACCGCCACCGACGCGCTGCGCGATGTGTCCTGCACCCTGCACGCGGGGGAGACGCTGGGCATCCTCGGCGAATCCGGCTCCGGCAAGTCCACGCTCGCCCAGGTCGTACTGGGGCTGCTGGAACCGGACTCGGGCTCGGTGACCCTGCTGGGCCGCCCCTGGTCCGGCCGTAGCGAGTCGGCCCGCGCGCCGCTGCGGGGCCGGATCCAGCTGGTGCAGCAGGATCCGCTGTCCTCCTTCGACCCGCGGTGGACCGTGGAGCGGATCGTGGCCGAGGCTCTCGGTGGCGGTGGCCGTCGCGCAGCGCGCCGGCACCGTTCCCGTACCGCTGAACTGCTGGGTCTGGTCGGCCTGGAGGAGGAGCTGCTGGACCGCAGACCCCGCCAGTTGTCCGGCGGTCAGCGGCAGCGGGTGGCGATCGCGCGGGCCCTGGCGCCCGATCCGGACGTCATCGTCTGCGACGAGCCGGTTTCCGCCCTGGACGTATCGGTGCAGGCACAGGTGCTGGACGTCTTCGCGCAGGTGCAGGAACGGCTGGGCGTGGCCCTGCTGTTCATCTCGCACGATCTCGGGGTGGTACGCCACGTCAGCGACCGGGTCGCGGTGATGCGGGCGGGCCGCATCGTCGAGAGCGGCCCTGTGGAGCGGGTCTTCACCCGGCCCGAAGACCCCTGGACCAGGCAGCTACTGGACGCGCTTTTGTGGTCGGGCGATGCGAGTCGTCGGCCGGCCGATTCCTCAACCGCCCTGGCCGGGCCTTCCGTGCCCGGCCGTGTCTCCTGA
- a CDS encoding ferredoxin, with translation MSAVRIVADTGRCIGAGQCVLTAADLFDQDENGIVELLTDGVVSGDDVARVREAEHLCPAAALTVAPDTDGTTGPPGQQGA, from the coding sequence GTGAGTGCCGTGCGGATCGTCGCCGACACCGGCCGCTGCATCGGCGCCGGACAGTGTGTGCTCACCGCCGCCGACCTCTTCGACCAGGACGAGAACGGCATCGTGGAGCTGCTCACCGACGGAGTCGTCTCCGGCGACGACGTGGCGCGGGTGCGCGAGGCCGAGCATCTGTGCCCGGCCGCCGCACTCACGGTGGCACCGGACACGGACGGCACTACCGGCCCACCGGGGCAGCAGGGCGCATGA
- a CDS encoding LLM class flavin-dependent oxidoreductase translates to MNEKAGFALSVLDTVPVWNGVPASRSLHELLELAPEVEGLGYRRYWLAEHHNMPAFGTSTPPVLIGQLAAVTSTLRIGSGGVMLPNHVPLVVAEQFATLDVFHPGRIDLGIGRAPGGEPATARALRRTGDPAHEGSFGEQLEELIGYLTPTESGDRPAVAVSPPPERRVPVWLLGTSASSASLAARLGLPYAFAHHLNPAGTDAALARYREEFQPSEHLAHPYVAVSSQVVAADTDEEADWLAGPIRIAHVEGRINPLTLFRTPGQAAQYELTDSQRSYLDGHFATQIVGGPQEVRRRLAEFRSRTGADELLAATPVFGLEARVRSFELLAEAVDQPLVTASSGALSPASSASNS, encoded by the coding sequence ATGAACGAGAAAGCTGGCTTTGCCCTGTCCGTCCTGGACACCGTGCCGGTGTGGAACGGAGTCCCCGCTTCACGTTCTCTGCATGAACTCCTGGAGCTGGCACCCGAGGTGGAGGGTCTCGGTTACCGCCGCTACTGGCTCGCCGAGCACCACAACATGCCTGCCTTCGGCACGTCCACCCCCCCGGTGCTGATCGGTCAGCTCGCCGCCGTCACCTCCACGCTGCGGATCGGATCGGGCGGAGTGATGCTGCCGAACCACGTTCCGCTGGTGGTGGCCGAGCAGTTCGCCACCCTCGACGTCTTCCACCCCGGCCGGATCGACCTCGGTATCGGCCGCGCCCCGGGCGGCGAGCCGGCCACCGCGCGAGCGCTGCGCCGCACCGGCGACCCGGCCCACGAGGGAAGCTTCGGAGAGCAGCTGGAAGAGCTGATCGGCTATCTGACTCCGACGGAGTCTGGTGACCGCCCGGCGGTGGCCGTTTCGCCGCCCCCCGAGCGTCGTGTGCCGGTCTGGCTGCTGGGTACCAGTGCCTCCAGCGCCTCGCTCGCGGCCCGGCTCGGGCTGCCGTACGCCTTCGCGCACCATCTCAACCCTGCGGGCACGGATGCCGCGCTGGCGCGGTACCGGGAGGAGTTCCAGCCCTCGGAGCACCTGGCGCACCCCTACGTCGCCGTTTCGTCCCAGGTGGTCGCGGCGGACACCGACGAGGAGGCCGACTGGCTGGCGGGACCGATCAGGATCGCCCATGTGGAGGGGCGGATCAATCCGCTGACCCTCTTCCGTACGCCCGGCCAGGCGGCCCAGTACGAACTCACCGATTCTCAGCGGAGCTACCTGGACGGACACTTCGCGACGCAGATCGTGGGCGGTCCCCAAGAGGTGCGTCGCCGCCTGGCCGAGTTCCGGTCCCGTACCGGCGCGGATGAACTCCTGGCGGCGACGCCCGTGTTCGGACTCGAAGCCCGGGTGCGTTCGTTCGAGCTGCTTGCCGAGGCCGTGGATCAGCCGCTTGTGACGGCGTCCTCCGGTGCCCTCAGTCCGGCCAGTTCGGCGAGCAACTCGTAG
- a CDS encoding LLM class flavin-dependent oxidoreductase, producing MTTALGIKLSALDTAPVWQGSTATASLRNTIRLARAVDRLGYHRFWLAEHHNMPSLSTSSPAILAGQIAGVTKHLRVGAGGVMLPNHPPLVVAEQFGTLAALHPGRVDLGLGRAPGTDALTARALRRQTGPLGGSDFPAQVAELLQYFAPPPGAGRGVPAGEPGLVSAVPAGEQTVPVWLLGSSGYSAQLAAALGLPFAYAHHFSPHGTMAALDAYRSEFRPSQYLSEPYSMVAVFGAVAEDDARGELLSAPLRMITAQSLRGQNPYFPPAEEAARFHFAPEERAVVDQMYDLQIFGGPETVRQRITELTKASGVNELMVLSVVQDHEERVRSYELLAELAGLRAPEDAVTSG from the coding sequence ATGACCACAGCATTGGGAATCAAACTGTCGGCCCTGGACACCGCACCTGTGTGGCAGGGGTCGACAGCGACGGCATCACTGCGCAACACCATTCGCCTGGCTCGCGCCGTGGACCGGCTCGGCTACCACCGCTTCTGGCTGGCCGAGCACCACAACATGCCGTCGCTGTCGACCTCTTCACCCGCGATCCTCGCCGGACAGATCGCCGGCGTCACGAAGCATCTGCGTGTCGGCGCCGGCGGCGTCATGCTGCCCAACCACCCGCCTCTCGTGGTCGCCGAGCAGTTCGGCACCCTGGCCGCGCTGCACCCCGGACGCGTCGACCTCGGCCTCGGCCGGGCGCCCGGCACCGACGCCCTCACCGCCAGGGCGCTGCGCCGCCAGACCGGACCGCTCGGCGGCAGCGACTTCCCGGCCCAGGTAGCGGAGTTGCTGCAGTACTTCGCACCACCGCCGGGCGCCGGGCGGGGCGTGCCGGCCGGGGAGCCAGGCCTGGTCTCCGCGGTCCCGGCCGGGGAGCAGACCGTGCCGGTCTGGCTGCTCGGCTCCAGCGGCTACAGCGCGCAGCTGGCCGCCGCGCTCGGGCTGCCCTTCGCCTATGCCCACCACTTCTCACCGCACGGGACCATGGCCGCGCTGGACGCCTACCGCTCGGAGTTCCGCCCTTCGCAGTATCTGAGCGAGCCGTACTCGATGGTGGCCGTCTTCGGCGCGGTGGCCGAGGACGACGCGCGGGGCGAACTGCTCAGCGCTCCGCTGCGTATGATCACCGCCCAGTCCCTGCGCGGCCAGAATCCGTACTTCCCGCCCGCCGAGGAGGCCGCCCGCTTCCACTTCGCACCGGAGGAGCGGGCCGTGGTGGACCAGATGTACGATCTGCAGATCTTCGGCGGTCCTGAGACCGTGCGACAGCGGATCACGGAGCTCACCAAGGCCTCCGGCGTCAACGAGTTGATGGTGCTCAGCGTGGTGCAGGACCATGAAGAGCGCGTGCGCTCCTACGAGTTGCTCGCCGAACTGGCCGGACTGAGGGCACCGGAGGACGCCGTCACAAGCGGCTGA
- a CDS encoding cytochrome P450, with amino-acid sequence MSHPSAVGLTNGTEPLPDFPQLRQCPYQPPPGYRELRENQGPVVRARLYDGRPTWVVLGHAQARELLIDPRLSSDWSRPDFPSPSPRRKAIQKATILVGMDPPEHSAYRRRLISAFSVRRTRELSVSIQRRADELVEAMLEKGPPADILGGLALPLSSHTICRILGVPYEDHDYFEEQSALLVSPQVTEDDATQALMNLRTYLTTLVDRKEKEAEPGDGLLDTLVSEDLADGSLSRDDVIRLGIILLMAGHETTASMITLSTFTLLQNPAQLAVFRADPGKAALAVEELLRYLSIGDVAMRIAAADITVGDVTIREGDSVMLSTSEINRDPAAFEDADVLDLERGARHHLGFGYGVHQCIGQNLARAEMESALTTLFTRIPGLRLAVPAEQVEIKPAQSGVQGIYELPVAW; translated from the coding sequence ATGTCACATCCCAGCGCAGTGGGCCTCACCAACGGCACTGAGCCGCTGCCCGACTTCCCCCAGCTGCGGCAGTGCCCCTACCAGCCCCCGCCCGGCTATCGCGAACTGCGCGAGAACCAGGGGCCGGTGGTACGGGCCCGGCTCTACGACGGACGCCCCACCTGGGTGGTGCTCGGGCACGCCCAGGCCCGCGAACTGCTCATCGACCCACGGCTGTCCTCCGACTGGAGCCGGCCCGACTTCCCCTCGCCCAGCCCGCGCCGCAAAGCCATCCAGAAGGCGACCATCCTCGTCGGGATGGACCCGCCCGAGCACTCCGCGTACCGGCGCCGGCTGATCTCCGCCTTCTCGGTGCGGCGGACACGCGAGCTGAGTGTGTCGATCCAGCGGCGCGCCGACGAACTCGTCGAGGCCATGCTGGAGAAGGGACCGCCCGCGGACATCCTCGGCGGGCTCGCCCTGCCGCTGTCCTCGCACACCATCTGCCGCATTCTCGGCGTGCCCTACGAGGACCACGACTACTTCGAGGAGCAGTCGGCCCTGCTGGTGTCCCCGCAGGTGACCGAGGACGATGCCACGCAGGCTCTGATGAACCTGCGTACGTATCTGACGACCTTGGTGGACCGCAAGGAGAAGGAGGCCGAGCCCGGTGACGGGCTGCTCGACACCCTGGTGTCCGAGGATCTGGCCGACGGTTCGCTCTCCCGCGACGATGTGATCCGGCTGGGGATCATTCTGCTGATGGCCGGTCACGAGACCACCGCCAGCATGATCACGCTGAGTACCTTCACCCTGCTCCAGAACCCGGCGCAGCTGGCCGTGTTCCGTGCCGACCCGGGCAAGGCCGCCCTCGCCGTGGAGGAACTCCTGCGGTACCTGTCCATCGGCGACGTGGCCATGCGGATCGCCGCCGCCGACATCACCGTTGGCGATGTCACCATCCGCGAGGGCGACAGCGTGATGCTCTCCACCTCGGAGATCAACCGCGACCCGGCGGCGTTCGAGGACGCCGATGTGCTGGATCTCGAGCGTGGCGCCCGCCACCACCTCGGCTTCGGCTACGGCGTGCACCAGTGCATCGGCCAGAACCTGGCCCGCGCCGAGATGGAGAGCGCGCTCACCACCCTCTTCACCCGCATCCCCGGCCTGCGCCTCGCCGTGCCCGCCGAGCAGGTGGAGATCAAGCCCGCGCAGAGTGGAGTGCAGGGCATCTACGAACTCCCCGTGGCCTGGTGA
- a CDS encoding flavin reductase family protein, with translation MAEEAFRRVFRKHPAGVAIVTAAGEGGPVGFTATSLASLSSAPPLVSFGVGRRASSWATVCAAEFVAVHLLETDQQQLATVFARSGADRFAPPTSWRTGPHGVPLLDDVTAVMVCRKVYDLPAGDHTLVIGQPVYAREGAAARPLVYLDGRYGSVSR, from the coding sequence ATAGCCGAAGAGGCGTTCCGTCGGGTTTTCCGCAAACACCCTGCCGGTGTGGCAATTGTCACAGCGGCGGGAGAGGGCGGGCCCGTCGGGTTCACCGCGACCTCACTTGCCTCACTTTCCTCCGCACCGCCTCTGGTGTCCTTCGGAGTGGGCCGTCGCGCCTCTTCCTGGGCCACGGTGTGCGCGGCGGAGTTCGTGGCCGTACACCTTCTGGAGACAGACCAGCAGCAGCTGGCCACTGTCTTCGCCCGCAGTGGCGCCGACCGATTCGCGCCACCGACCAGCTGGCGAACGGGCCCGCACGGCGTGCCGCTGCTCGATGACGTAACTGCCGTGATGGTCTGCCGCAAGGTCTACGACCTGCCGGCCGGTGATCACACCTTGGTGATCGGCCAGCCGGTTTACGCGCGCGAAGGCGCTGCGGCACGTCCTCTCGTGTACCTCGACGGTCGCTACGGCTCAGTGTCGCGCTGA
- a CDS encoding ABC transporter permease: MTASEVSTSNGTSTSNGTPVSTGTPTSTGTPAPAGPTEALTAARVRSLRTPRRFRPGMALAWAVLVLAVLAAAAPGLLAGQEPDAIDPVNALAGPGAEHWLGTDRLGRDVLSRMVHGARTSLLIGFGATAFAVVAGALLGVLAAAAGRAVDQLLMRATDVLLAFPGLMLSLVVVAVLGPGSGNATLAIGASLLPGFLRLARGQALAIRDSDYVRAAVVIGRGRRSIFLRHLLPNALPPLLVLATVNIGSAVIAGSTLSFLGLGPQPPSPEWGAMLSEGRDHLDTAWAAAVFPGLAITATVVAVTVVGRDLQRRLDGRDGHGRS, encoded by the coding sequence GTGACGGCCTCCGAGGTCTCCACATCCAACGGCACTTCCACATCCAACGGCACCCCCGTGTCGACTGGCACTCCCACGTCCACTGGCACCCCCGCGCCCGCCGGCCCGACCGAGGCCCTGACGGCCGCGCGGGTCCGTTCCTTACGCACCCCGCGCCGGTTCCGCCCCGGTATGGCGCTCGCCTGGGCCGTCCTCGTGCTGGCCGTGCTGGCAGCCGCCGCGCCCGGGCTGCTGGCCGGTCAGGAGCCGGACGCCATCGACCCCGTCAATGCCCTGGCCGGGCCCGGCGCCGAGCACTGGCTGGGCACCGACCGGCTGGGGCGCGACGTGCTGAGCCGCATGGTGCACGGGGCCCGTACGTCTTTGCTGATCGGCTTCGGTGCGACCGCGTTCGCCGTGGTCGCCGGGGCGCTCCTCGGCGTGCTCGCCGCCGCCGCGGGCCGGGCCGTCGACCAGCTTCTGATGCGGGCCACCGATGTGCTGCTGGCCTTCCCCGGACTGATGCTCTCGCTAGTGGTGGTGGCCGTGCTCGGTCCGGGCAGCGGCAATGCGACGCTGGCCATCGGCGCTTCGCTGCTGCCCGGATTTCTCCGGCTCGCGCGCGGCCAGGCCCTGGCCATCCGCGACAGCGACTATGTGCGCGCGGCCGTGGTGATCGGGCGCGGCCGGCGCAGCATCTTCCTGCGCCACCTGCTGCCCAACGCCCTTCCGCCGCTGCTGGTGCTGGCCACCGTCAACATCGGCAGCGCCGTCATCGCAGGCTCCACGCTCAGCTTCCTCGGACTGGGGCCGCAGCCGCCGTCACCGGAGTGGGGCGCCATGCTCTCCGAGGGGCGTGACCACCTGGACACCGCATGGGCCGCCGCCGTCTTTCCCGGCCTGGCCATCACGGCCACGGTCGTCGCGGTGACGGTCGTGGGCCGGGACCTCCAGCGGCGCCTGGACGGAAGGGACGGCCATGGCCGGTCATGA
- a CDS encoding ABC transporter permease: protein MGTPLRWLARRLLLALMVVFGAANAVFFAFRLLPGDPVRSVLGSTNPTPELVEQVRHELAFDQPLAVQYGRFMGRLFTGDLGDSYQLQQPVGEVISSQLWPTVQLAAASFVLALLTAMTVAVLTANRPRARRVSSTLELVAASTPAFWIGMLLLALLSFRLKWFPAMGGSGAAGLVLPAITLAAGMAGVFTQVLREEMERALEQPFVLTARARGSGETAIRLRHALRHGLIPLVTLAGWAVGALFGGAVVVESVFSRQGLGQVTAGAVAGRDLPVVTGVVLVSAVAFALINLAVDVLYRLIDPRIDERSIG, encoded by the coding sequence ATGGGCACCCCGCTGCGCTGGCTCGCGCGCCGCCTGCTGCTTGCCCTGATGGTCGTCTTCGGCGCGGCCAACGCCGTGTTCTTCGCCTTCCGTCTGCTGCCCGGCGACCCGGTGCGCAGCGTGCTCGGCTCCACCAATCCCACGCCGGAGCTGGTCGAGCAGGTCCGGCACGAACTGGCCTTCGACCAGCCGCTCGCCGTGCAGTACGGGAGGTTCATGGGGCGGCTGTTCACCGGTGACCTCGGCGACTCCTACCAACTGCAACAGCCCGTGGGCGAGGTGATCAGCAGTCAGCTGTGGCCGACCGTTCAACTCGCCGCCGCTTCCTTCGTCCTGGCGCTGCTGACCGCGATGACGGTGGCGGTGCTGACCGCGAACAGGCCGCGGGCCCGGCGGGTCTCGTCCACCCTGGAGCTGGTGGCCGCCTCCACGCCCGCCTTCTGGATCGGGATGCTGCTGCTGGCGCTGCTGTCCTTCAGGCTCAAGTGGTTTCCCGCGATGGGCGGCAGCGGGGCGGCCGGTCTGGTGCTGCCCGCCATCACGCTCGCGGCCGGGATGGCCGGTGTCTTCACGCAGGTGCTGCGGGAGGAGATGGAGCGTGCGCTGGAGCAGCCGTTCGTGCTCACCGCGCGGGCTCGCGGCAGCGGTGAAACCGCCATACGCCTGCGGCACGCACTGCGGCACGGACTGATCCCGCTGGTGACGCTGGCCGGCTGGGCGGTGGGCGCTCTGTTCGGCGGGGCGGTGGTGGTGGAGAGCGTCTTCAGCCGCCAGGGCCTGGGCCAGGTCACCGCAGGCGCGGTGGCGGGCCGGGACCTTCCGGTGGTGACCGGGGTGGTTCTGGTGTCCGCCGTGGCCTTCGCTCTCATCAATCTCGCGGTGGACGTGCTGTACCGGCTGATCGACCCGCGGATCGACGAGAGGAGCATCGGGTGA